In a genomic window of Dyadobacter fermentans DSM 18053:
- a CDS encoding cobyric acid synthase, translating into MFVGTGSDVGKSVIAAGFCRIFRQDGYQPAPFKAQNMSLNSFVTPDGLELGRAQAVQAEAAQVACESDMNPVLLKPTSDKSSQVVLNGKPVGNQTAYEYFMGNDRRELFAAVKDAFDRLAAKYSPIVMEGAGSISELNLKHRDITNLRMAAHAGAATYLIADIDKGGVFGSVYGTIALLTPEERACMKGIIINKFRGDGRLFEDGRQMLEELTGLPVVGVLPYFRDIHIEQEDSVSLELKYRSAVEGKVNVAVILLNRLSNFTDFDRLEKDMRVNLYYTNNPSEIAKASIVIVPGSKNTIGDMLAIKNNGVAKAICEAHKAGNTVIGICGGYQMLGERIMDPHHVESEIEELPGLGLLPVETILEREKTTLQSTFRFRQAEQVCTGYEIHMGRTTAFQPGEAVVTMMDGRRDGYFRDDRTWGTYLHGILDNDVVIEQMLAPYTQEKAVTYDYAQFKEQQYDKLAALLRAHIDMDLIYNSIAE; encoded by the coding sequence ATGTTTGTCGGCACGGGCTCGGATGTGGGCAAAAGCGTGATTGCGGCCGGTTTCTGCCGGATTTTCAGGCAGGACGGCTACCAGCCTGCGCCTTTCAAGGCCCAGAACATGTCGCTCAACAGCTTCGTCACGCCCGATGGCCTGGAACTGGGCCGCGCACAGGCGGTACAAGCCGAAGCAGCGCAGGTAGCGTGCGAATCGGATATGAACCCGGTGCTGCTGAAACCGACCAGCGACAAATCTTCGCAGGTGGTATTGAATGGAAAACCGGTGGGTAACCAAACGGCCTACGAATATTTCATGGGCAACGACCGCCGCGAGCTGTTTGCGGCCGTGAAGGATGCCTTCGACCGCCTTGCAGCCAAATATTCGCCGATCGTAATGGAGGGCGCGGGGAGTATTTCCGAACTCAACCTGAAACACCGGGATATTACTAATCTAAGAATGGCGGCCCACGCAGGCGCGGCTACCTACCTGATCGCCGATATCGACAAAGGCGGGGTGTTTGGCAGCGTGTATGGCACCATCGCATTGCTCACGCCCGAGGAGCGGGCGTGTATGAAGGGTATCATTATCAATAAATTCCGTGGCGACGGCCGGTTGTTTGAAGACGGCCGGCAAATGCTGGAAGAACTCACCGGTTTGCCGGTGGTCGGTGTTTTGCCGTATTTCCGGGATATCCATATTGAACAGGAAGATTCGGTGTCGTTGGAGCTCAAATACCGCTCTGCGGTGGAAGGAAAAGTGAATGTAGCTGTGATCCTGCTCAACCGGCTATCCAATTTTACAGATTTTGACCGGCTGGAAAAGGATATGCGCGTGAATTTGTATTATACCAATAACCCCTCCGAAATAGCAAAGGCGTCGATCGTGATCGTGCCGGGAAGTAAGAATACCATCGGGGATATGCTGGCGATTAAGAATAATGGCGTGGCGAAGGCCATTTGCGAGGCGCATAAGGCGGGAAATACCGTGATCGGGATTTGCGGCGGTTACCAAATGCTCGGCGAGCGGATCATGGACCCGCACCATGTGGAAAGTGAAATTGAAGAATTGCCAGGCCTCGGACTCCTGCCGGTGGAAACGATCCTGGAACGCGAAAAGACCACACTCCAAAGCACTTTCCGTTTCAGGCAGGCGGAGCAGGTGTGCACCGGCTATGAAATTCATATGGGCAGAACAACGGCATTCCAGCCCGGAGAGGCGGTTGTGACGATGATGGACGGGCGGCGGGACGGCTACTTCCGCGACGACCGTACCTGGGGCACCTACCTCCACGGCATCCTCGACAACGACGTGGTGATCGAGCAAATGCTCGCGCCCTACACGCAGGAAAAAGCAGTGACGTACGATTACGCACAATTTAAGGAACAACAGTACGATAAACTCGCTGCATTGCTCCGGGCGCACATCGATATGGATTTGATTTACAACAGCATAGCAGAATAA
- a CDS encoding pyridoxal phosphate-dependent aminotransferase codes for MLHGHGDDGYRYGREILADFSSNVWYGGEPKGLKEYVFSKWQDINRYPEVLAESLRGKIAAHHGVPAGQVLVCSGTTESIYLIAQHFTAKRTTIVVPTFSEYEDACLAFGHEIATLSWQDAMALPRLKTDLVFICSPNNPTGLIFSDLEYWLKLNPQCLFVVDEAFIDFTDGASSAVQLMRRSRNLLVMRSLTKTYAIPGLRLGYLIAQDDVVDQLLNIKQPWTVGTIAIMAGHYIYDNYPQVQPPIPQLLENKRTFVQELRKLECLEVLDSDTHFFLCRTLVRNAAQLKDFLIENHGLLIRDAGNFRGLTRQHFRLATQRAENNALMINALKEWQTRYY; via the coding sequence ATGTTACACGGGCATGGCGACGACGGTTATCGATACGGACGGGAGATTCTCGCGGATTTCAGTTCGAATGTCTGGTATGGCGGGGAGCCGAAGGGATTGAAGGAATATGTCTTCTCAAAATGGCAGGATATTAACCGGTATCCCGAAGTGCTTGCGGAAAGCCTGCGCGGGAAAATCGCCGCTCACCACGGGGTACCGGCCGGGCAGGTGTTGGTTTGCAGCGGAACCACCGAGAGCATTTACCTCATTGCCCAGCATTTCACGGCCAAGCGCACCACCATTGTGGTGCCTACTTTTTCGGAATACGAGGACGCCTGCCTCGCATTCGGGCACGAAATAGCGACGCTTTCGTGGCAGGATGCAATGGCGCTCCCGCGGTTAAAAACCGACCTTGTTTTCATTTGCAGTCCCAATAACCCCACCGGCCTCATTTTCAGTGACTTGGAATATTGGCTCAAACTGAACCCGCAGTGTTTGTTTGTGGTGGACGAAGCATTCATTGACTTTACGGACGGGGCAAGCTCGGCCGTGCAGCTCATGCGACGGTCCCGGAATCTGCTGGTTATGCGTTCGCTAACAAAGACTTACGCCATTCCAGGCCTGCGGCTGGGTTACCTCATTGCGCAGGATGATGTTGTGGACCAGCTTTTGAATATCAAACAGCCCTGGACCGTCGGGACGATTGCCATTATGGCAGGGCATTACATTTACGACAACTATCCGCAGGTGCAACCGCCGATTCCGCAGCTTTTAGAAAATAAAAGAACGTTCGTTCAAGAATTGCGAAAACTGGAATGCCTGGAAGTGCTGGATAGCGACACGCACTTCTTCCTCTGCCGGACACTGGTAAGGAATGCGGCGCAATTAAAGGACTTTTTAATTGAAAATCACGGCCTGCTCATCCGCGACGCGGGCAATTTCCGCGGCCTTACCCGGCAGCACTTCCGGCTCGCGACGCAACGGGCGGAAAATAATGCACTCATGATCAATGCATTGAAAGAATGGCAGACGCGCTACTATTAA
- the cbiB gene encoding adenosylcobinamide-phosphate synthase CbiB, translating into MADALLLILPLIMGYLLDLWLGDPDYWPHPVRVFGNAIAWGEKRLNGGRYRFLKGALLSCCLVALVFLVFYGINVFLLNIKVLYVLFNGMFVYYGLANHSLIAEGRKVFAVLENDGLEAGRKQVGRIVGRDTSRLSPQQIRIAALETMSENLSDGVVAPLFYYALAGVPGMMAYKMINTMDSMLGYRNERYERFGKFAARLDDVANFIPARLTALLMALVAGSGRAVSFLFEYGPRHKSPNAGYPEAALAGILNCRFGGPNVYHGRVVEKPFIGEADREIQHGDVRTAANVNHRTCLTMVLMITLGSLIFYLT; encoded by the coding sequence ATGGCAGACGCGCTACTATTAATCCTTCCGCTTATCATGGGTTATCTGCTGGATCTGTGGCTCGGCGATCCCGATTACTGGCCACACCCCGTCCGCGTGTTCGGGAATGCGATCGCGTGGGGGGAAAAGCGGCTGAACGGGGGGCGGTACCGGTTTTTGAAAGGTGCATTATTAAGCTGTTGTCTCGTCGCGCTGGTGTTTCTGGTGTTTTATGGGATAAATGTCTTTTTGCTGAATATCAAGGTTTTATATGTGTTGTTTAACGGCATGTTTGTTTACTACGGGCTGGCTAATCATTCACTTATCGCCGAAGGAAGGAAGGTTTTTGCGGTTCTTGAAAACGATGGTTTGGAGGCAGGCAGAAAGCAGGTTGGCAGGATCGTAGGGCGGGATACTTCGCGGCTGAGCCCGCAGCAAATCCGCATTGCAGCGCTCGAAACGATGTCCGAAAACCTGAGTGACGGCGTTGTCGCGCCGCTTTTTTACTATGCCCTGGCCGGTGTGCCGGGCATGATGGCCTACAAGATGATCAACACGATGGATTCGATGCTTGGTTATCGGAACGAGCGGTATGAGAGGTTCGGGAAATTTGCGGCCCGGCTGGATGATGTTGCCAACTTTATCCCGGCCAGGCTTACCGCTTTGCTCATGGCACTGGTGGCCGGCAGCGGGCGGGCCGTCAGTTTCCTGTTCGAATATGGCCCCCGGCACAAAAGCCCCAACGCCGGCTATCCTGAAGCCGCGCTTGCTGGCATTTTGAACTGCCGCTTCGGCGGCCCGAATGTGTATCACGGCAGGGTGGTGGAGAAGCCATTCATCGGAGAAGCGGACCGGGAGATACAGCACGGCGATGTCCGTACGGCGGCCAATGTGAATCATCGGACGTGCCTGACGATGGTGCTCATGATCACGCTAGGCAGTTTGATTTTTTATTTAACCTGA
- a CDS encoding ABC transporter substrate-binding protein — protein sequence MIIRSILILFLLPALFVGCSTSSSIYEKGDAHYTGRDLFPDKVQLAHAKGFTITYRDHYKVVKIMSPFEKATDTLTYILVQRGTPRPIGYKDSQVIEIPVRSMVAMSSLHLGLVGFLGCEEIVTGMGNLKYVSSDKVLRRINAGKIAEVGKDQGLNEELLISMHPDLVMATGSPVSKVNRYESLYQAGIPVMVNSEWVETTPLGRAEWVKLMAALINREGEVNKKFARVEKEYQKLVQLTANVTSRPSLITGMNSKDAWYVPNGDSYVYRFFRDAGASYHWANTKATGSLPLSFETVYPVALQADYWLNVSIGNVQTKKDVLARDVRYADFKSFKTNRIYSYNKRMNAQGANDYWESGAVNPHLVLADLIRIIHPELLPDHELIYYKSIN from the coding sequence ATGATAATCAGATCAATACTCATACTTTTTTTGCTGCCCGCCTTGTTCGTCGGTTGCAGCACGTCCTCTTCGATCTACGAAAAGGGTGATGCGCATTACACGGGTCGTGACCTGTTTCCCGACAAAGTGCAGCTGGCGCACGCCAAAGGTTTTACCATCACCTATCGCGACCATTATAAGGTTGTGAAAATCATGAGCCCGTTCGAAAAGGCGACGGACACGCTCACCTACATTCTCGTGCAGCGCGGCACGCCGAGGCCGATCGGGTATAAGGATAGCCAGGTGATTGAAATTCCGGTGCGGAGCATGGTGGCGATGTCGTCACTGCATCTCGGACTGGTGGGGTTTCTCGGATGCGAGGAAATCGTGACCGGAATGGGCAACCTTAAATACGTCTCATCGGACAAAGTTCTTCGTCGCATTAATGCAGGGAAGATTGCGGAGGTGGGTAAGGATCAGGGACTTAATGAGGAGTTGCTTATCAGCATGCACCCCGATCTGGTGATGGCTACGGGCAGTCCGGTGTCGAAAGTAAACCGGTACGAATCGCTGTACCAGGCGGGGATACCGGTGATGGTGAATTCGGAATGGGTTGAAACGACGCCGCTGGGCCGGGCCGAATGGGTGAAATTAATGGCCGCACTGATCAACCGGGAAGGAGAAGTGAACAAAAAATTTGCGCGGGTGGAGAAGGAATATCAAAAGCTCGTGCAGCTCACGGCCAACGTTACCTCGCGCCCGAGCCTGATCACCGGCATGAACTCCAAAGATGCCTGGTATGTGCCGAACGGGGATAGCTATGTGTACCGGTTTTTCAGGGATGCAGGGGCTTCGTACCATTGGGCCAATACGAAAGCGACGGGCAGTTTGCCGCTGAGCTTCGAAACCGTTTACCCCGTGGCGCTGCAAGCCGACTACTGGCTGAATGTGAGCATTGGAAATGTGCAAACCAAAAAGGACGTCCTCGCGCGCGATGTGCGCTATGCCGATTTTAAGTCATTCAAAACCAACCGGATATATAGCTACAACAAGCGCATGAATGCGCAGGGCGCTAACGATTACTGGGAGTCGGGCGCGGTAAACCCGCACCTGGTGCTGGCCGATCTTATCCGGATTATTCACCCTGAGTTACTTCCGGATCATGAGTTAATTTATTATAAATCAATTAATTAA
- a CDS encoding cob(I)yrinic acid a,c-diamide adenosyltransferase, whose translation MKIYTKKGDKGTTGLFGGSRVSKDDVRIECIGTLDEANSTIGMLRVKLGNGHEWQPNLHKIQKDLMDMMSHLARPSDAKKENKNPMPVDGAVFCEEWIDALEAAMTSPSDYFLLPGGNEVSALCHMARTQMRRGERRLVSLTKTDEVHEAIPAYINRLSDLFFTLARAEMDKAGVAEEKWQLFLYKRFKSAEPS comes from the coding sequence ATGAAAATATACACTAAAAAGGGCGATAAGGGCACTACCGGACTGTTTGGCGGGAGCCGGGTAAGCAAGGACGACGTCCGGATCGAATGCATCGGCACGCTCGACGAGGCCAATTCGACGATCGGTATGCTGCGCGTGAAGCTCGGTAACGGCCACGAGTGGCAGCCTAATCTGCATAAAATACAAAAAGACCTGATGGACATGATGTCGCACCTGGCGCGCCCGTCGGATGCCAAGAAGGAAAACAAAAACCCGATGCCCGTGGATGGCGCCGTTTTTTGTGAGGAGTGGATTGATGCGCTGGAAGCTGCTATGACTTCCCCTTCGGATTACTTCCTGCTGCCGGGCGGGAACGAGGTTTCGGCACTTTGCCACATGGCGCGCACGCAAATGCGCCGCGGTGAACGCAGGCTCGTGTCGCTCACCAAAACCGACGAAGTGCATGAGGCCATTCCGGCTTATATCAACCGGCTTTCGGACCTGTTTTTCACACTGGCCAGAGCTGAAATGGACAAGGCTGGGGTAGCGGAGGAAAAATGGCAGCTCTTCCTGTACAAGCGTTTCAAAAGCGCCGAGCCGTCATGA
- a CDS encoding bifunctional adenosylcobinamide kinase/adenosylcobinamide-phosphate guanylyltransferase: protein MIIYVTGGVRSGKSRYAMDLALQQSADPVYVATSRIWDEDFAERVKRHRDERGPEWTSLERETDIHLLPLTGRTAVIDCVTLWLTNLFTAFEYDVEKSLAAFKAEIDALTRIDATLIIISNEIGMGVHAETEAGRKFTDLQGWANQYVANAAREAVMLVSGLPITLKSSK, encoded by the coding sequence ATGATCATTTACGTGACAGGCGGCGTCCGCAGCGGCAAGAGCCGGTATGCGATGGATTTGGCATTGCAGCAAAGTGCCGATCCGGTGTATGTGGCCACATCGAGGATCTGGGACGAGGATTTTGCCGAACGCGTGAAACGCCACCGAGATGAGCGCGGACCTGAATGGACATCGCTCGAACGTGAAACGGACATTCATTTGCTCCCGCTGACGGGAAGAACGGCGGTGATCGACTGTGTGACATTGTGGCTGACCAACCTTTTTACGGCCTTCGAGTACGACGTCGAAAAGTCGCTTGCCGCATTCAAGGCGGAGATCGATGCGCTCACACGGATTGACGCCACTTTGATCATCATTTCCAATGAAATTGGCATGGGCGTACATGCCGAAACGGAGGCCGGCCGGAAGTTTACCGATTTGCAGGGCTGGGCCAACCAATATGTAGCCAATGCAGCCCGGGAAGCAGTTATGCTGGTTTCGGGGCTTCCCATCACTTTAAAATCTTCGAAATAA
- the cobT gene encoding nicotinate-nucleotide--dimethylbenzimidazole phosphoribosyltransferase, with translation MHTAVVTSQEIQAKIDLKTKPLGALGQLEKLAFQIASVQTSLSPQLVNPHIIVFAASHGIASQGVSAYPSEVTPQMVLNFIGGGAAINVFTRQHGIKLLLVDAGVDYDFEKNDKLIHAKVGFGTKNFAEAPAMTAAECRKCMEKGAELVRDVHETGANVIGFGEMGIGNTSSASAIMSRLLDIPIEECVGKGTGLSDAQLAQKIAVLARAMDLHYNVGGDPESVLATFGGFEIAMMCGAMQEAARLGMLVLVDGFIASVSYLCAFKMNADIRRNAVFCHQSDEKGHRLLLQALEADALLSLDMRLGEGTGCALAYPLLQSAVAFLNEMASFESAGVSQKTEY, from the coding sequence ATGCATACTGCCGTTGTGACCAGCCAGGAAATCCAGGCGAAAATTGATTTGAAAACCAAACCGCTGGGCGCATTGGGGCAACTTGAAAAGCTGGCTTTTCAGATTGCCTCAGTGCAAACCAGCCTGTCGCCGCAGCTGGTAAACCCGCACATTATTGTGTTTGCCGCCAGCCACGGCATTGCCTCGCAGGGCGTGAGCGCCTATCCATCGGAAGTGACGCCTCAAATGGTGCTCAATTTTATCGGAGGCGGGGCGGCGATCAATGTTTTTACCAGGCAGCATGGCATCAAGCTGCTGCTCGTGGACGCGGGTGTGGACTACGATTTTGAAAAAAACGACAAGCTCATCCACGCAAAGGTCGGTTTCGGTACGAAGAACTTCGCGGAAGCGCCCGCAATGACGGCCGCCGAATGCCGGAAATGCATGGAAAAAGGCGCCGAACTGGTACGGGACGTTCACGAAACTGGCGCCAACGTGATCGGTTTCGGTGAAATGGGTATTGGAAATACTTCTTCCGCTTCGGCGATCATGAGCCGGTTGCTGGACATCCCGATTGAGGAATGCGTCGGCAAAGGCACGGGGCTCAGCGATGCGCAGCTGGCACAAAAAATAGCCGTACTCGCCAGAGCAATGGATTTGCATTATAATGTGGGCGGTGATCCTGAGTCGGTGCTGGCTACTTTTGGCGGATTTGAAATCGCGATGATGTGCGGCGCGATGCAGGAGGCCGCGCGCCTGGGCATGCTGGTACTTGTGGATGGTTTCATTGCCTCCGTGAGCTATTTGTGTGCATTCAAAATGAACGCCGACATTCGGCGAAATGCCGTTTTCTGCCATCAGTCGGATGAAAAAGGCCACCGGTTACTGCTTCAAGCATTGGAAGCCGATGCGCTCCTTTCGCTGGATATGCGGCTGGGCGAGGGGACGGGCTGCGCGCTTGCTTATCCGCTCCTGCAAAGCGCCGTTGCCTTCCTGAACGAAATGGCGAGTTTTGAAAGCGCGGGTGTAAGTCAAAAAACGGAATATTAA
- a CDS encoding adenosylcobinamide-GDP ribazoletransferase: MAYLRQQFTLFFTALQFYTRLPAPRWVPYRPENLSLATGYLPLIGWIVGLAAAATWFVADYLANPSIAVLCSMIISILLTGAFHEDGFADVCDGFGGGWTREKILEIMKDSRVGTYASVGLVLILGLKFLLLQSVAGLESGMVGALVSGHALSRLMPVFIIYTLPYSRDTDSKAKPVAEKPPFAVLATATFFGVLPLLAFAFHLGQPLLLAAIVVLGLVTVLLARYFRKWIGGYTGDCLGAIQQVCEVTFYFFLVVLWKFS, translated from the coding sequence ATGGCATACCTACGCCAGCAATTCACGCTGTTTTTTACGGCATTACAATTTTATACCCGCCTGCCCGCACCGCGGTGGGTGCCGTACCGGCCTGAAAACCTCAGTCTCGCCACCGGCTATCTGCCGTTGATAGGGTGGATCGTCGGATTAGCGGCGGCTGCAACATGGTTTGTAGCGGATTATCTTGCAAACCCTTCGATAGCTGTTCTCTGCTCGATGATCATTTCCATTCTATTAACCGGCGCGTTTCATGAGGATGGTTTTGCCGATGTTTGTGACGGTTTCGGAGGCGGCTGGACGCGCGAAAAAATCCTCGAAATCATGAAGGATAGCCGCGTGGGCACGTACGCGTCGGTTGGGTTGGTGTTGATACTCGGGTTGAAATTCCTGCTTTTGCAATCGGTTGCCGGTTTGGAGAGCGGCATGGTGGGTGCTTTGGTGAGCGGGCATGCTTTGAGCAGGCTGATGCCTGTTTTCATCATTTATACTTTGCCCTATTCGCGAGATACCGATAGCAAGGCAAAGCCCGTGGCGGAAAAGCCGCCGTTTGCCGTGCTGGCCACGGCCACGTTTTTCGGCGTTCTGCCACTGTTGGCATTTGCATTTCATCTCGGTCAGCCGTTGCTTTTGGCGGCGATTGTCGTGCTGGGGCTGGTGACGGTACTGCTTGCGCGCTATTTCAGGAAATGGATCGGCGGATATACCGGCGATTGCCTGGGCGCCATTCAGCAGGTTTGCGAGGTAACATTCTATTTCTTTCTTGTCGTTTTATGGAAATTCTCCTGA
- the cobC gene encoding alpha-ribazole phosphatase family protein, translating into MEILLIRHTTPILEPGLIYGRKDLLLHGDFVTELETVRAQVDHDLDVLYSSPAFRCTELAGALRADFVMDDRLQELDFGEWEGKTWDTVDQPALQAWMDDYVNVCTPGGESMMQMYARVKAFWEELGRAEFAKVGIVTHAGVIRMILSIVNGTALGEIFDIKVAYGAVIRVRLVGSN; encoded by the coding sequence ATGGAAATTCTCCTGATCCGGCACACGACGCCCATTCTTGAACCCGGGCTTATTTACGGTCGCAAAGACCTTTTGCTGCACGGTGATTTTGTCACCGAGCTCGAAACCGTGCGTGCGCAGGTGGATCACGACCTGGATGTGCTTTATTCGAGTCCGGCGTTCCGATGTACGGAGCTTGCCGGGGCATTAAGAGCCGATTTTGTCATGGACGACCGTTTGCAGGAGCTCGATTTTGGTGAATGGGAAGGAAAAACGTGGGACACCGTGGATCAGCCGGCATTGCAAGCCTGGATGGACGACTATGTGAACGTGTGCACGCCCGGCGGCGAGAGCATGATGCAGATGTACGCACGCGTGAAGGCATTCTGGGAAGAGCTGGGGCGAGCGGAATTTGCCAAAGTGGGCATTGTTACCCACGCCGGCGTGATCAGGATGATCCTCTCTATCGTAAACGGAACTGCATTGGGAGAAATTTTTGACATAAAAGTGGCCTACGGGGCCGTGATCCGGGTTCGTTTAGTGGGAAGTAATTAG
- a CDS encoding DUF1572 domain-containing protein, giving the protein MSQDYIDSVRKQFEYYKMLGEKTIAQLDDEQLFWKYNEESNSIASIVKHLWGNMLSRWTDFLTSDGEKEWRNRDAEFDNDISDRIELLAKWNEGWDCLFHALDSLNESNWNTIVYIRNQGHTVMEAINRQLAHYPYHVGQIVFIGKMALDDKWSSLSIPRGNSQSYNSEKFAQPKARTHFTDEYLKK; this is encoded by the coding sequence ATGAGCCAGGATTACATTGATAGCGTCAGAAAGCAGTTTGAATACTATAAAATGCTCGGCGAAAAGACGATCGCGCAGCTGGACGACGAGCAGCTTTTCTGGAAATACAATGAGGAAAGCAACAGCATTGCCAGCATCGTGAAGCATTTGTGGGGCAATATGCTCTCCCGCTGGACCGACTTCCTGACGTCCGACGGCGAAAAGGAATGGCGCAACCGCGATGCGGAGTTTGATAACGACATCAGCGACCGGATCGAGCTCCTCGCGAAATGGAACGAGGGTTGGGACTGCCTTTTCCACGCGCTCGATTCACTGAATGAATCCAATTGGAACACCATCGTTTATATCCGAAACCAGGGACATACCGTGATGGAGGCCATTAACCGGCAATTGGCGCATTATCCGTACCATGTGGGGCAGATCGTGTTTATCGGGAAAATGGCGCTGGATGACAAATGGTCGTCGCTGTCGATCCCGCGGGGGAACTCGCAAAGCTATAACAGCGAGAAATTTGCCCAACCGAAAGCCAGGACGCATTTTACCGACGAGTATCTCAAAAAGTAG
- a CDS encoding RNA polymerase sigma factor encodes MKEPIVQDHILAASIRNGDIPSFTRVYETYHAYLFRFALRFLKSKEHAEEAVHDVFLKLWENRDCLNNESSLKCYLLKICKSHIFHMLTRAGKEQAVLQL; translated from the coding sequence ATGAAAGAACCGATCGTGCAGGATCACATCCTTGCAGCAAGCATCCGCAATGGCGACATACCTTCATTCACAAGGGTTTATGAAACCTACCACGCTTATCTGTTCCGCTTCGCATTACGGTTTTTAAAGTCCAAAGAACATGCCGAAGAAGCCGTTCACGATGTATTCCTGAAATTGTGGGAAAACCGCGATTGCCTGAACAACGAGTCGTCGTTGAAATGCTACCTGCTCAAAATCTGCAAAAGCCACATCTTTCACATGCTCACGCGAGCGGGAAAAGAACAGGCCGTACTGCAACTTTGA
- a CDS encoding DoxX family protein, translating into MEATFVTQDTKPRTDKVAIIGKIISILCILFLLVDAVMKVIEHPLSMEGSVALGWPADQVQSIGIALLVSTILYIIPRTAILGAILITGYLGGAIAVMVMAKQSLSFAATLGVLVWAGMYLRDAQLRAMIPFRK; encoded by the coding sequence ATGGAAGCTACATTTGTTACCCAGGACACAAAGCCCCGCACTGACAAAGTTGCCATTATCGGCAAGATAATCAGCATTTTATGCATTCTGTTCCTCCTCGTCGATGCCGTGATGAAGGTGATCGAGCACCCGCTTTCGATGGAAGGATCGGTGGCGCTGGGCTGGCCCGCGGATCAGGTGCAGAGCATCGGGATCGCACTGCTGGTATCTACGATCCTTTACATTATTCCCCGCACAGCCATTCTGGGGGCGATTTTGATCACCGGTTACCTTGGCGGCGCCATTGCGGTGATGGTAATGGCAAAGCAATCGCTGTCCTTCGCGGCAACGTTGGGTGTGCTCGTGTGGGCGGGTATGTACCTGCGCGACGCGCAATTGCGGGCGATGATTCCGTTCAGGAAATAG